A region of Ornithodoros turicata isolate Travis chromosome 5, ASM3712646v1, whole genome shotgun sequence DNA encodes the following proteins:
- the LOC135395472 gene encoding gastrula zinc finger protein XlCGF57.1-like isoform X2, whose protein sequence is MHAMFHVLRRRRFDYEGNTGSHTSSGRSPQGVPDAGTSTLSVSKNTGTSCEPRKHMIKGPAALNNRCIVCNKQYPTWLPLLKHMRRHDPVPTDPRYFEGSRLPNRNYQCIVCGKETSEKASLRDHYCTHATTSKFKCPACRRRFKSSYKFLQHYRHCHKSEKFTCGLCQYTCRHKLTLKRHLLRHAGHDGKETCEVCFKRIVSEHLPSHYLIHTGEKPFQCETCHKRFRSRHPFQCHVKKVHLGMKPAPCESQHCPVCGARTTRAHYEAHIRRHTDEPTDICSICSKRFYESSMYVRHMKRVHIREKTRKCPVCGKAFYGQNDVTQHVKVHLDEMPFKCTVCGKAFKWKHKIGDHMKTHSEERPFKCDLCGEAFKWKHNLANHVRAIHK, encoded by the exons ATGCATGCCATGTTCCACGTtttgcgtcgtcgtcgttttgacTACGAGGGAAACACCGGAAGTCAC ACTTCTTCGGGAAGATCCCCACAAGGTGTTCCAGACGCAGGTACCAGCACGCTTTCTGTCAGCAAAAACACAGGGACATCATGTGAACCTCGCAAGCACATGATTAAGGGACCAGCAGCGCTGAACAACCGGTGCATCGTCTGCAACAAACAGTACCCTACCTGGCTGCCTCTTCTAAAGCATATGCGAAGACATGATCCA GTCCCGACAGATCCCAGGTACTTTGAAGGTTCCCGTCTGCCGAACCGAAACTACCAGTGCATCGTCTGCGGCAAGGAGACTAGCGAAAAGGCATCTTTACGCGACCACTATTGCACCCACGCCACGACCTCCAAGTTCAAGTGTCCCGCTTGTCGAAGGCGGTTTAAGTCCTCCTATAAATTCTTGCAACACTACAGGCACTGCCACAAGAGCGAAAAGTTCACGTGCGGCCTGTGTCAATACACTTGTCGCCACAAGCTTACTCTTAAGCGCCACTTGCTACGACATGCAGGGCATGATGGGAAAGAAACGTGCGAGGTCTGCTTTAAGCGAATTGTTTCTGAGCACCTTCCAAGTCACTACCTCATACACACCGGCGAGAAGCCCTTTCAATGTGAAACATGCCATAAACGGTTCAGATCCAGGCATCCCTTTCAGTGTCACGTTAAAAAGGTGCACCTGGGTATGAAGCCAGCGCCCTGCGAGTCTCAACATTGCCCAGTATGTGGAGCGAGGACGACAAGAGCACATTACGAAGCCCATATTAGACGTCACACGGATGAACCGACCGACATTTGCAGTATCTGCAGCAAAAGGTTTTATGAATCATCCATGTACGTGAGGCACATGAAGAGGGTGCACATACGTGAGAAGACGCGTAAGTGTCCCGTTTGCGGTAAGGCGTTTTATGGTCAGAATGATGTGACGCAGCACGTGAAAGTGCACCTGGACGAGATGCCCTTCAAGTGCACAGTGTGCGGAAAGGCCTTCAAGTGGAAACATAAGATCGGAGACCATATGAAGACTCACAGTGAAGAGAGACCTTTCAAGTGCGACCTTTGCGGGGAAGCCTTCAAGTGGAAGCATAACTTGGCCAATCATGTCAGGGCAATACATAAGTAG